One stretch of Bos mutus isolate GX-2022 unplaced genomic scaffold, NWIPB_WYAK_1.1 CTG200, whole genome shotgun sequence DNA includes these proteins:
- the LOC102276409 gene encoding olfactory receptor 52H1, with the protein MAIYNLTGYNTGSFTLLGIPGLEQYHVWISVPFCLIYLVAIVGNSVLLCLIATEHSLHAPMFFFLSMLAITDLTLSTTCVPKSLSIFWFGPQEISFPGCLTQLFFLHYSFVLDSAILLAMAFDRYVAICSPLRYNTILTPRTIVKIAVGISFRSFCVFVPCVFLVNRLPFCRTRNVPHTYCEHIGVARLACADISINIWYGFCVPIMTVIIDVILIAVSYILILCAVFRLPSQDARQKALGTCGSHVCVILMFYIPAFFSILAHRFGHNVPQTFHIVFANLYVVIPPALNPIVYGVKTKQIREKVILLLLP; encoded by the coding sequence ATGGCCATATACAACCTAACTGGCTACAACACGGGTTCCTTTACCCTTTTGGGGATCCCTGGACTTGAGCAGTACCACGTCTGGATCAGCGTCCCCTTCTGCCTCATCTATCTTGTGGCCATTGTGGGTAATAGTGTCCTTCTCTGCCTCATTGCAACGGAGCACAGTCTTCATGCGCCcatgttctttttcctttccatgcTGGCTATTACTGATCTTACACTGTCTACCACCTGTGTCCCAAAATCTCTGAGCATCTTCTGGTTTGGTCCCCAGGAAATCAGCTTTCCTGGCTGTCTCACACAATTATTCTTTCTGCACTACAGCTTTGTTCTGGACTCAGCTATACTGCTGGCCATGGCatttgaccgctatgtggccatctgttcACCCTTGAGATACAACACTATTCTGACCCCCAGGACCATTGTCAAAATTGCTGTGGGAATCTCCTTCAGAAGCTTCTGTGTTTTTGTCCCATGTGTTTTCCTTGTAAATCGTCTACCCTTCTGCAGGACACGTAACGTCCCTCACACGTACTGTGAGCACATAGGTGTTGCCCGACTAGCCTGTGCTGACATCTCCATCAATATCTGGTATGGGTTTTGTGTTCCCATCATGACAGTAATTATAGATGTGATTCTAATTGCTGTCTCCTACATCCTTATCCTCTGTGCTGTATTTCGCCTCCCTTCTCAGGATGCTCGTCAGAAGGCCCTGGGCACCTGTGGTTCCCATGTCTGTGTCATCCTCATGTTCTATATACCAGCGTTCTTCTCCATCCTTGCACATCGCTTTGGACACAATGTCCCTCAGACCTTTCACATTGTGTTTGCCAACCTCTATGTTGTCATCCCACCTGCCCTGAACCCTATCGTCTATGGAGTAAAGACTAAGCAGATACGAGAGAAAGTCATTCTTCTGCTCTTACCCTAA
- the LOC102275839 gene encoding olfactory receptor 52H1 yields MTTFNLTGYNTGAFTLLGIPGLEQHQVWISIPFCLIYFVAIVGNSVLLMATEHSLHAPMFFFLSMLAITDLTLSTTCVPKTLSIFWFGPQRISFPGCLTQLFFLHFSFVLDSSILMAMAFDRYVAICSPLRYNTILTPRTIVKIAVGISFRSFCVIFPCVFIVNRLPFCRTRNVPHTYCEHIGVARLACADISINIWYGFCVLLMAVISDVILIAVSYILILCAVFHLPSQDARQKALGTCGSHVCVILMFYIPAFFSILAHRFGHNVPQTFHIVFANLYVIIPPALNPIVYGVKTKKIRDKVIFLLFPMRSY; encoded by the coding sequence ATGACCACGTTCAATCTGACTGGCTACAACACAGGTGCCTTCACCCTTTTGGGTATTCCTGGACTTGAGCAGCACCAGGTCTGGATCAGCATCCCCTTTTGCCTCATCTATTTCGTGGCCATTGTGGGTAATAGTGTCCTTCTCATGGCAACGGAGCACAGTCTTCATGCACCcatgttctttttcctttccatgcTGGCTATTACTGATCTTACACTGTCTACCACCTGTGTCCCAAAAACTCTGAGCATCTTCTGGTTTGGTCCCCAGAGAATCAGTTTTCCCGGCTGTCTCACACAGTTATTCTTTCTGCACTTCAGCTTTGTTTTAGACTCATCTATACTGATGGCCATGGCatttgaccgctatgtggccatctgttcACCCTTGAGATACAACACTATTCTGACTCCCAGAACCATTGTCAAAATTGCTGTGGGAATCTCCTTCAGAAGCTTCTGTGTTATTTTCCCATGTGTTTTCATTGTAAATCGTCTACCCTTCTGCAGGACACGTAACGTCCCTCACACATACTGTGAGCACATAGGTGTTGCCCGACTAGCCTGTGCTGACATCTCCATCAATATTTGGTATGGGTTTTGTGTTCTCCTCATGGCCGTCATCTCAGATGTGATTCTAATTGCTGTCTCCTACATCCTTATCCTCTGTGCTGTATTTCACCTCCCTTCTCAGGATGCTCGCCAGAAGGCCCTGGGCACCTGTGGTTCCCATGTCTGTGTCATCCTCATGTTCTATATACCAGCATTCTTCTCCATCCTTGCACATCGCTTTGGACACAATGTCCCTCAGACCTTTCACATTGTGTTTGCCAACCTCTATGTTATCATCCCACCTGCCCTCAACCCTATCGTCTATGGAGTAAAGACCAAGAAGATCCGAGACAAAGTCATTTTTCTGCTCTTTCCTATGAGGTCCTATTGA
- the LOC102276122 gene encoding olfactory receptor 52H1, with translation MVLINLSSDNPGPFILVGIPGLEQAHVWIGIPFCIIYIVAIVGNCILLYLILVEHSLHEPMFFFLSMLAMTDLTLSTVGIPKTLSIFWLGAREITFPGCLTQVFFLHYSFVLDSAILMAMAFDRYVAICSPLRYNTILTPKTIIKIVVGISFRSFCIILPVVFLLIRLPFCRTRIIPHTYCEHIGVARLACADISINIWYGFCVPIMTVISDVILIAVSYTLILCAVFRLPSQEARQKALGTCGSHVFVILMFYTPAFFSILAHRFGHNVSHTFHIMFANLYIVIPPALNPIVYGVKTKQIREKVTILFSPKRT, from the coding sequence ATGGTCCTTATCAACCTGAGCAGTGACAACCCAGGACCCTTCATTCTGGTGGGGATCCCAGGCCTGGAGCAAGCCCATGTGTGGATTGGAATTCCCTTCTGTATCATCTATATTGTAGCCATTGTGGGAAACTGCATCCTTCTCTACTTAATCTTGGTGGAGCATAGCCTTCACGAACCcatgttcttctttctctccatgCTGGCCATGACTGACCTCACCTTGTCCACAGTTGGTATTCCTAAAACACTCAGTATCTTTTGGCTTGGGGCTCGAGAGATCACATTCCCAGGGTGCCTCACACAAGTGTTCTTCCTCCACTACAGCTTCGTCCTGGATTCAGCCATCCTGATGGCCATGGCatttgaccgctatgtggccatctgctcTCCCTTGAGATACAACACTATCTTGACCCCCAAGACCATCATCAAGATTGTGGTGGGAATCTCCTTTCGTAGTTTCTGCATCATCCTGCCGGTTGTATTCTTGCTCATACGACTGCCTTTCTGTAGGACACGCATCATACCACACACATACTGTGAGCACATAGGTGTTGCCCGGCTCGCCTGTGCGGACATCTCCATCAACATCTGGTATGGCTTTTGCGTTCCCATCATGACAGTCATCTCAGATGTGATCCTCATTGCCGTTTCTTACACACTCATTCTCTGTGCTGTTTTCCGCCTCCCCTCCCAAGAAGCCCGCCAGAAGGCCCTGGGCACCTGTGGTTCCCATGTCTTTGTCATCCTCATGTTTTATACACCTGCCTTTTTCTCCATCCTTGCCCACCGCTTTGGACACAATGTCTCCCACACTTTCCACATCATGTTTGCCAACCTCTACATTGTTATCCCACCTGCACTCAACCCCATTGTTTATGGAGTGAAGACCAAGCAGATCAGAGAGAAGGTCACCATTTTGTTTTCTCCCAAGAGGACATAA